In Clostridiales bacterium, one DNA window encodes the following:
- a CDS encoding S-ribosylhomocysteine lyase, with product MKNGLKPIASFMIDHTKHDVGFYLTTVQDISGRKIYTYDLRFRRPNQGDYLDNAAIHTIEHILAATIRNSEYADLVLYFGPMGCRTGFDLLLVDIDYDAAKDLVIKSIDRCQEFATVPGATAQECGNYQEHDLARAKQELIKYKQIIQNQKNQ from the coding sequence ATGAAAAACGGACTTAAACCAATAGCGTCGTTTATGATTGACCACACTAAGCACGATGTAGGCTTTTATCTGACTACGGTCCAAGACATATCGGGGCGCAAAATTTATACCTATGACTTAAGGTTCCGCCGTCCCAACCAGGGCGATTATTTGGACAACGCGGCAATACACACTATTGAGCACATCTTGGCGGCGACCATACGAAACAGCGAATACGCCGATTTGGTCTTATATTTTGGGCCTATGGGCTGCCGCACGGGCTTTGACTTGCTGCTGGTGGACATAGATTATGACGCCGCCAAAGATTTGGTCATAAAATCCATTGACCGCTGCCAAGAATTTGCGACAGTCCCGGGCGCGACCGCCCAAGAATGCGGCAACTACCAAGAACACGACCTTGCCCGCGCCAAACAAGAACTTATCAA